In Tachysurus fulvidraco isolate hzauxx_2018 chromosome 25, HZAU_PFXX_2.0, whole genome shotgun sequence, the following proteins share a genomic window:
- the hhla2b.1 gene encoding uncharacterized protein hhla2b.1 isoform X1: MMKRTAAHIWTRVLFTWFLVETDGKIPDVHVTCQYSEDCVLPCSFSPSGREEIRWFRHDVLIYAHPQSTKWHEQLFRSRTSVPDDALSLGNASLLLQRCVLSDRGRYRCQVTTGEKTNDYIILLKVEAPIRSVNLEVTRLSGFEEVKCSTYEVYPAPHIFWSTDPPTPVEKLKYTTRKMPDEQGLYIIESKLKRLGQRSDLSYICTMNSSSAAQMWTASLAETVQNNVTFESKVYSFSTWMEINSTEGQDITIPCRSPWNLQNFTLTWSFTRADTSTIICTYDSKTQLISNLWNGTAQLDPQRVQQGDRSLRLLAVQSLEHMGTYTCNISASQRNHMGQTRVNITSQRAESKDLKVVSSRPWWIPLVVVIVLGIVMAAAIVGIVKLQKKSSRSKPTGTAKYSKEVKGKLMNYLILYRGHGGLISTWLTPPGLGV, encoded by the exons ATGATGAAAAGAACAGCTGCACACATCTGGACCCGCGTTCTCTTCACCTGGTTTCTTGTCGAGACGGATGGAAAAATTCCAG ATGTGCATGTGACCTGTCAGTACTCTGAGGACTGCGTCCTTCCCTGCAGCTTTTCCCCTTCAGGCAGGGAGGAGATCCGCTGGTTCAGACACGACGTCCTCATTTACGCTCATCCACAGAGCACAAAGTGGCACGAGCAGCTTTTTAGGAGCAGGACGTCTGTTCCAGATGATGCACTGTCACTCGGGAACGCGTCACTCCTGCTGCAGCGCTGTGTGCTGAGcgacagggggcgctacaggtGTCAGGTGACAACAGGGGAAAAAACTAATGACTACATCATCTTACTCAAAGTGGAAG CTCCGATCCGCTCGGTGAACCTCGAGGTCACTCGTCTGAGCGGTTTTGAGGAGGTCAAGTGCTCCACGTACGAAGTTTATCCTGCTCCTCACATCTTCTGGTCCACTGATCCGCCCACACCCGTGGAGAAGCTCAAATACACCACCAGAAAAATGCCTGATGAGCAGGGGCTGTACATCATAGAGAGTAAACTGAAGAGACTGGGACAGCGGAGCGATCTCAGCTACATCTGCACCATGAACTCATCCTCTGCTGCTCAGATGTGGACGGCATCACTCGCTGAGACAG TTCAGAACAACGTCACATTCGAATCGAAGGTGTACTCGTTCTCCACCTGGATGGAAATCAATTCGACTGAAGGTCAGGACATCACCATCCCCTGCAGAAGCCCCTGGAACCTGCAGAACTTCACACTGACCTGGTCCTTCACCAGAGCCGACACGTCCACCATCATCTGCACTTATGACAGCAAAACACAGCTTATCTCCAACCTCTGGAACGGCACGGCGCAGCTCGACCCCCAGCGTGTACAGCAAGGCGACAGATCCCTGCGACTGCTCGCCGTCCAGAGCCTGGAACACATGGGAACGTACACGTGTAACATCTCAGCATCCCAAAGGAACCACATGGGACAAACCCGGGTTAACATCACGTCACAGCGAGCTGAAA GCAAGGACCTGAAGGTGGTGAGCTCCAGGCCCTGGTGGATTCCCCTCGTCGTCGTTATCGTCCTGGGTATCGTCATGGCAGCTGCTATTGTAGGAATTGTAAAATTACAAA AAAAGTCCTCACGCTCCAAACCAACAGGAACAGCCAAATATTCCAAGGAGGTTAAAggtaaattaatgaattatttaattctttacaGGGGTCACGGGGGCTTGATTAGCACGTGgttaacacctccagggttgggggtttga
- the hhla2b.1 gene encoding uncharacterized protein hhla2b.1 isoform X2 gives MMKRTAAHIWTRVLFTWFLVETDGKIPDVHVTCQYSEDCVLPCSFSPSGREEIRWFRHDVLIYAHPQSTKWHEQLFRSRTSVPDDALSLGNASLLLQRCVLSDRGRYRCQVTTGEKTNDYIILLKVEAPIRSVNLEVTRLSGFEEVKCSTYEVYPAPHIFWSTDPPTPVEKLKYTTRKMPDEQGLYIIESKLKRLGQRSDLSYICTMNSSSAAQMWTASLAETVQNNVTFESKVYSFSTWMEINSTEGQDITIPCRSPWNLQNFTLTWSFTRADTSTIICTYDSKTQLISNLWNGTAQLDPQRVQQGDRSLRLLAVQSLEHMGTYTCNISASQRNHMGQTRVNITSQRAESKDLKVVSSRPWWIPLVVVIVLGIVMAAAIVGIVKLQKKSSRSKPTGTAKYSKEVKVTVDKSEELTEGSHLTSDQSKEDM, from the exons ATGATGAAAAGAACAGCTGCACACATCTGGACCCGCGTTCTCTTCACCTGGTTTCTTGTCGAGACGGATGGAAAAATTCCAG ATGTGCATGTGACCTGTCAGTACTCTGAGGACTGCGTCCTTCCCTGCAGCTTTTCCCCTTCAGGCAGGGAGGAGATCCGCTGGTTCAGACACGACGTCCTCATTTACGCTCATCCACAGAGCACAAAGTGGCACGAGCAGCTTTTTAGGAGCAGGACGTCTGTTCCAGATGATGCACTGTCACTCGGGAACGCGTCACTCCTGCTGCAGCGCTGTGTGCTGAGcgacagggggcgctacaggtGTCAGGTGACAACAGGGGAAAAAACTAATGACTACATCATCTTACTCAAAGTGGAAG CTCCGATCCGCTCGGTGAACCTCGAGGTCACTCGTCTGAGCGGTTTTGAGGAGGTCAAGTGCTCCACGTACGAAGTTTATCCTGCTCCTCACATCTTCTGGTCCACTGATCCGCCCACACCCGTGGAGAAGCTCAAATACACCACCAGAAAAATGCCTGATGAGCAGGGGCTGTACATCATAGAGAGTAAACTGAAGAGACTGGGACAGCGGAGCGATCTCAGCTACATCTGCACCATGAACTCATCCTCTGCTGCTCAGATGTGGACGGCATCACTCGCTGAGACAG TTCAGAACAACGTCACATTCGAATCGAAGGTGTACTCGTTCTCCACCTGGATGGAAATCAATTCGACTGAAGGTCAGGACATCACCATCCCCTGCAGAAGCCCCTGGAACCTGCAGAACTTCACACTGACCTGGTCCTTCACCAGAGCCGACACGTCCACCATCATCTGCACTTATGACAGCAAAACACAGCTTATCTCCAACCTCTGGAACGGCACGGCGCAGCTCGACCCCCAGCGTGTACAGCAAGGCGACAGATCCCTGCGACTGCTCGCCGTCCAGAGCCTGGAACACATGGGAACGTACACGTGTAACATCTCAGCATCCCAAAGGAACCACATGGGACAAACCCGGGTTAACATCACGTCACAGCGAGCTGAAA GCAAGGACCTGAAGGTGGTGAGCTCCAGGCCCTGGTGGATTCCCCTCGTCGTCGTTATCGTCCTGGGTATCGTCATGGCAGCTGCTATTGTAGGAATTGTAAAATTACAAA AAAAGTCCTCACGCTCCAAACCAACAGGAACAGCCAAATATTCCAAGGAGGTTAAAg TTACTGTAGACAAGAGTGAAGAATTAACAGAAGGAAGTCATTTAACATCGGATCAAAGTAAAGAGGACATGTGA